Genomic DNA from Luteitalea sp.:
CAATGATCGAGTCGTGCGGCCCGGTCATCCCGACATCCGTGATGTACGCGGTTCCGCCGGGCAGGACGCGAGCGTCGGCGGTCTGCACATGCGTGTGTGTGCCGAGCACGGCCGTGCAGCGTCCATCCAGGTGCCAACCCATTGCAATCTTCTCGGATGTCGCTTCTGCATGGAAGTCGACGACGATGACCGACGTCTCCGCTCGGAGGCGCTCGATCTCTGCGAGCGCTGCCTGAAAGGGGTCGTCGATGCTCAGCATGAACACGCGACCCATCAAGTTGAGCACGCCAACCGGGTCGCCACTCGGGGTGTGGACCACGCACGAGCCGAACCCCGGCACGCCGCGTGGATAGTTGGCGGGCCGAATCAATCGTTGCTCGATGCCGATGTACTGAATTGCCTCGCGCTTGTCCCAGACGTGGTTGCCGGATGTCATCACCGCCACGCCCGCCGCCAGAATCTCGGCGCCGGTCTCCGGCGTGATCCCGGAACCGCCCGCGGCGTTCTCGACGTTCGCGATAACCAGGTCGATCTCATGCTGCTGAACCAGTCGGGGGACCGCAGGCTTGAGGAGTTGGCGCCCCGGCTTGCCGAAAATGTCACCAATGAACAACAACCGCATCCAGTTCCCTTGCCCTCCCTCGTCGCCCCTCGCCCTGTGCCCCTTGCCGCTTACCCCTTTTCTACGGGAATGACG
This window encodes:
- a CDS encoding TIGR00282 family metallophosphoesterase, which translates into the protein MRLLFIGDIFGKPGRQLLKPAVPRLVQQHEIDLVIANVENAAGGSGITPETGAEILAAGVAVMTSGNHVWDKREAIQYIGIEQRLIRPANYPRGVPGFGSCVVHTPSGDPVGVLNLMGRVFMLSIDDPFQAALAEIERLRAETSVIVVDFHAEATSEKIAMGWHLDGRCTAVLGTHTHVQTADARVLPGGTAYITDVGMTGPHDSIIGVEKSAALGRFLNAMPARFDAATGDPRLHAVIVTTEPATGRALTIERLSLTKAEIGGLT